The proteins below come from a single Puniceicoccaceae bacterium genomic window:
- the dapB gene encoding 4-hydroxy-tetrahydrodipicolinate reductase has protein sequence MSLKVLLNGARGRMGEAILRAADPAIFDVCDRLDVDDEMEPAVERCDVIVDFSHHEATLHLVELAAAAGKPIVIGTTGHTAEARRQILSHQDRIAIVWSGNYSIGMNLLFYLTNRAAATLSELYEPEITEAHHHFKKDAPSGTAVDLARRICEGRQWDYDAVVVHGRSGITGERPARQIGMHAVRGGDVVGQHTVSFFGDGERVELKHLATDRKIFAQGALAAAKWVVGKPAGFYEMQDVLELRS, from the coding sequence ATGTCACTCAAAGTGCTTCTGAATGGTGCCAGGGGAAGAATGGGCGAGGCCATCCTGCGGGCCGCCGACCCGGCGATTTTTGATGTTTGTGATCGACTGGATGTGGATGATGAGATGGAGCCGGCAGTTGAACGCTGTGACGTGATTGTCGATTTCAGCCACCACGAAGCCACTTTGCATCTGGTGGAACTCGCAGCTGCTGCCGGAAAACCCATTGTCATTGGAACCACGGGTCATACTGCAGAGGCGCGTCGGCAAATTCTGTCGCATCAGGATCGCATCGCCATCGTCTGGTCGGGGAACTACTCGATTGGCATGAATCTGCTCTTCTACCTCACCAATCGGGCAGCAGCCACCCTTTCGGAACTGTACGAACCTGAGATCACCGAAGCCCATCATCATTTCAAGAAGGATGCGCCAAGCGGGACAGCTGTGGATCTTGCACGCCGGATATGTGAAGGCAGGCAGTGGGATTACGATGCGGTGGTCGTTCATGGGCGTTCGGGAATTACCGGGGAGCGGCCCGCGCGGCAAATTGGAATGCATGCCGTGCGCGGAGGAGATGTGGTGGGTCAGCATACGGTCAGTTTTTTTGGAGACGGTGAGCGTGTGGAGCTGAAGCACCTCGCTACGGATCGCAAGATTTTCGCACAGGGCGCATTGGCTGCAGCCAAGTGGGTGGTTGGAAAGCCAGCCGGATTTTACGAAATGCAGGATGTGCTCGAGCTCCGCTCGTAA
- the ruvA gene encoding Holliday junction branch migration protein RuvA: protein MIAFLEGILVEAQPLRVVLDVNGVGYEIHVPLSTSTQTGSPGGKIRLHTQLVVREDSHQLFGFASLQEKAAFIALTEKVSGIGPKIALNILSRLTVESLRSAVASGNVALLTQCPGIGKKTAERLVLELKDVFAKQPVLQGATTVGSVSGAAGMGTSERSILDDAVAALITLGFKQSDAERRVEKCMASFEQAPTVEVLIKKALNG, encoded by the coding sequence ATGATCGCATTCCTTGAGGGCATACTGGTGGAGGCACAACCGCTGCGCGTGGTGCTCGACGTGAACGGCGTGGGTTACGAGATCCACGTGCCGTTGTCGACCTCCACACAGACGGGGTCTCCAGGAGGAAAAATCCGCCTGCATACCCAACTGGTCGTTCGTGAGGACAGTCATCAGCTCTTTGGATTTGCTTCGCTCCAGGAGAAAGCTGCCTTCATCGCCCTGACCGAAAAAGTGTCGGGCATTGGACCCAAAATTGCACTGAATATCCTCAGTCGTCTCACTGTGGAGTCCTTGCGCAGTGCAGTCGCTTCCGGAAACGTGGCACTGTTGACTCAGTGTCCGGGCATCGGGAAAAAGACCGCAGAACGCCTGGTGCTCGAATTGAAGGATGTGTTTGCGAAACAACCCGTGTTGCAGGGGGCCACTACGGTGGGATCGGTATCCGGAGCGGCTGGGATGGGGACCTCGGAGCGTTCGATCCTGGACGATGCGGTTGCTGCGCTGATTACGCTCGGATTCAAGCAGTCAGATGCCGAGCGCCGCGTGGAGAAATGCATGGCATCCTTTGAGCAGGCACCCACCGTGGAAGTCCTGATTAAAAAGGCCCTGAACGGATAA